Genomic window (Falco cherrug isolate bFalChe1 chromosome 4, bFalChe1.pri, whole genome shotgun sequence):
GGAGGACTTGCAAGAGATCGGCATCACCAAGCTGGGTAAGGTTCTGTGCCATGGcgctggctgtggtggccttggccCATGGCAGCAGTGCTGATGCCCCGTGCCACCCCTAGGCCACCAGAAGAAGCTGATGCTGGCAGTGAAGAAGCTGGCGGAGCTGCAGCGTGCTGAGCTGGGCAAGTACGAGCCAGGCACGCtgaagaggaaggcagcagccgCGGCATGCCCGGAGGTGCTGGCCATAGAGTCCCCCCCGCCGGAGCCACCCGAGTGCCAGTCGCCCAAGATGACCACCTTCCAGGACAGCGAGCTCAGCAGCGAGCTGCAGGTGGCCATGACCGGTGAAGCCCCTGAGGAGCCCCCCGAGAAGGCCGTGAACACCGCAGCCCCCAGCTACCGCTCGCCCCCGGGGCTGGGTGGACGCACCAGGCTGATGAGCAGCtcgcaggagctgctgggggatGGCCCGCGCACCCCCCCTGCCTCTGCCATCTCCAAGAGCCAAGAGTACCTGGCGGAGGGGGCCGGTGAGGGTCCCCCTGCACCACCCAAGGAGGGGCGCCCGCCCCGGCACGGCCACCCCGTCAAGCGTGCCAGCGTGCCGCCGGTGCCTGGCAAGCCCCGACAGCCCTTCTCGCCCTCGGCCGGGCAGCTGACGCCACCGCAGACCCCCGGCAAGCCACGACCCCCCTCCCCGCAGGGCCTGCCAGCACCCCACGCTACCGCCAAGGTGAAGCCCACCCCGCAGCTGCTGCCGCCGGGTGAGCGCCCCGCGTcgccccgctccctgccccagTCGCCCACCCACCGCGGCTTTGCCTACGTCCTGCCACAGCCCACTGAGGCCGAGGCGGGGCCCCCAGGGGTGCCCGTCCTGCCCGTCTCGGTGCCGGTGCTGTGCCTGCCGCCGGCAGGTGAGGGTGAGGAGGAGCCAGGGAGGCCGAAGAAGCGGGCGCTCACAGCCTGAACCGTTATGCCGCCTCGGACAGTGAGCCGGAGAGGGATGAGCTGCTGGTGCCGGACGCGGGGGCCATATGCCACCGTCCAGCGCCGTGTCGGGCGCAGCCACTCGGTGCGGGCACCCGCCGGCGGCGACAAGAATGTCAACCGGAGCCAGTCCTTCGCCGTCCGCCCCAAGAAGAAGGGgccccccccgccaccccccaagcgctccagctctgccatctCCAGCGCCGGCATGGCCGAGGACTTCCCCAAGGAGGGTGAGGGTGAGGTGGGCGCCGGGCCCCCCCACCGCTGAGGGGGAGAGTCGCCGGGAGCAGCGGCGGGCCAGCGACCTGGGCGGCAGCGTGGACACGGGCAGCGCTGGCAGCGTGCGCAGCATTGCAGCCATGCTGGAGATGTCCTCCATTGGTGGTGGGGCCCGGGCGCTGGCACTGCAGAAGCcacccggggccggggcgccaGGGCCCGCCAAGGCACCTGAGGGCTACTACCTGCAGCCGGGGGCCCCCCTGGGCAGTCCTGAGCGTGCCCGCGTGGCCACTGTCCTAGCCACTGTCAAGCACAAGGAGGCTATTGGACTGGACGGGGAGGTGGTGAACCGGCGCCGGACCATCAGCGGCCCTGTCaccagggctggtggcagctgccCGCCGCGAGCGTGCTGACAGCATGCGGGCAGAGGCGGACGCCGATGGCCCCGGGGAGCGGTTGCGGGTTGAGCGCGGCGGCTCCCCAGATGGCATTCCCTTCGCCGAGGAGGGCAACCTCACCATCAAGCAACGGCCGCGGCCCCTGGGTCCAGCTCGGGGAGAGGCGGGTGaggggctgtccccagcccaccgcCACGGGGAGCTGGCCAAGGTGGAGGCCAGCGCCACGCTCAAGCGGCGGATTCgggccaggcagagccagcaggacGGTGTCCGCTTTGTCCTCACCGAGTCCGACACCGTCAAGCGCCGGCCTAAGGCCAAGGACAAGGAGCCGACGCTGGAGCCGGCCTCACTCGCTGTCTACCAGAATGGCACCGGCACCGTCAAGCGGCGGCCGGCCTCCGAGATGAGTGGGGCTGAGCCACCCCCCACGCCGCTGCCCACCGCCCGCCCCGATGGCCCCGAGTACGCCCCGCCGCCTGCTGAGCCCAAGAAGCCCTTCAAGCCGCCGGTGTCCCCCAAGCCCGTGCTGATGCAGCCGCCCCAGAAGGTGCCTGGGCCACCGGTGCCCATCCCCAAAAAAGTGCCCATCCCGAGCCCCGGCAGCCCAGGTAGGTGCCCTGCCATCCCCCCTGGCTGGGACGGGAGACCCCCGGGGTGGACACTGGGGATCCCACAGCCCTGTCACCCTTCTGcccctctcccttctctctgcagAGGTGAAGCGGGTCCATGGCACGCCGCCCCCCGTGTCCCCCAAGCCTGCACCACCCCCCACGGCACCCAAGCCCCCCAAGCCCCACGCTGCCATCCAGTCGGTGAGCGCCAGCTCCACACCGGCCCCCGTCCCCTGCCCGGCAGCTGGGTGCCACCGCCGCCAAGCCGTCCAGCACGCCGCCCTCGCTCTGCTCCAGCCCCGCCAAGCCCCTCTCGCCCAGTgcgcagccccagcaggtgccAGTGAAGCCGCCTCGTTCCGCCATCGCTGGGCCCTCCGTCGACAGCGCCGGCCCTGAGCTGGTGCAACAGAAGCTGGAGGAGACGAGTGCGTCCCTGGCCGCGGCGCTGCAGGCGGTGGAAGAGAAGATCAAGCAGGAGGACAGTCAGGCAGCAGAGTAAGGAGGCGCAGGGCGGTGGCggggggtgctgtggggagggCACAGGGTTATGCTGTGCCACTGGTCTGCATGGGGATGGCGGGGGTCAGGGGCGCATGGGCATCGTGGGCAGGGGATCAGGCTGTGCCACCACGGTGGGaatggggctgtgctgggagcatgCTGTGCTAGAGCATCCCAGGGCCCTGGCTGGAGCTGTGTTGGAGGGTTGATGCTGGGGGACACCGTGTCAGAGCAGCATGGGCAGGGGGACCtgggtgtgcgtgtgtgctgggggctgccctggagAGGGGACACTGAGCTGGAGCATCCTGCggctgggctggcccc
Coding sequences:
- the CASKIN1 gene encoding LOW QUALITY PROTEIN: caskin-1 (The sequence of the model RefSeq protein was modified relative to this genomic sequence to represent the inferred CDS: deleted 6 bases in 5 codons); amino-acid sequence: MGKDQELVQAVKAEDVAAVQKLLQRPKPGKAKLLGSAKKVNVNFQDTDGFSALHHAALNGNTELISLLLEAQAAVDIKDNKGMRPLHYAAWQGKKEPMKMVLKAGSSVNIPSDEGQIPLHLAAQHGHYDVSEMLLQHQSNPCIMDNSGKTPLDLACEFGRVGVVQLLLNSNMCAALLEPKPGDATDPNGTSPLHLAAKNGHIDIIRLLLQAGIDINRQTKAGTALHEAALCGKTDVVRLLLDSGINAHVRNTYNQTALDIVNQFTTSQASKEIKQMLRDASAALQVRAIKDYCNNYDLTSLNVKAGDVITVLEQHADGRWKGCIHDNRTGNDRVGYFPSSLVEAISKRTGSWETVTIPQQYQKIPLPAYGAAVLNGDASSHPFHSLPPPPPPPPHSHQTLFSSFGYHRLSPSSADEPRYGQGSRGADMSPSHLSPSQGGSAAPAPAEEIWVLRKPFAGGDRSSLGSTGSVASARSSGSGQSAGSGAHALHAGSEGVKLLATVLSQKASAQESAVGDGPAKAQDIPAGSSRSQSVASSPYAPQPPAEPQLKKMEPPSEGKSSEAVYQWLCKFQLQLYAPNFINAGYDITTISRMTPEDLTAIGVTKPGHRKKIASEINNLNIPEWLPEYKPANLALWLSMIGLSQYYKVLVENGYENIDFITDITWEDLQEIGITKLGHQKKLMLAVKKLAELQRAELGKYEPGTLKRKAAAAACPEVLAIESPPPEPPECQSPKMTTFQDSELSSELQVAMTGEAPEEPPEKAVNTAAPSYRSPPGLGGRTRLMSSSQELLGDGPRTPPASAISKSQEYLAEGAGEGPPAPPKEGRPPRHGHPVKRASVPPVPGKPRQPFSPSAGQLTPPQTPGKPRPPSPQGLPAPHATAKVKPTPQLLPPGERPASPRSLPQSPTHRGFAYVLPQPTEAEAGPPGVPVLPVSVPVLCLPPAGEGEEEPGRPKKRAHSLNRYAASDSEPERDELLVPDAGPYATVQRRVGRSHSVRAPAGGDKNVNRSQSFAVRPKKKGPPPPPPKRSSSAISSAGMAEDFPKEGEGEVGAGPPTAEGESRREQRRASDLGGSVDTGSAGSVRSIAAMLEMSSIGGGARALALQKPPGAGAPGPAKAPEGYYLQPGAPLGSPERARVATVLATVKHKEAIGLDGEVVNRRRTISGPVTGLVAAARRERADSMRAEADADGPGERLRVERGGSPDGIPFAEEGNLTIKQRPRPLGPARGEAGEGLSPAHRHGELAKVEASATLKRRIRARQSQQDGVRFVLTESDTVKRRPKAKDKEPTLEPASLAVYQNGTGTVKRRPASEMSGAEPPPTPLPTARPDGPEYAPPPAEPKKPFKPPVSPKPVLMQPPQKVPGPPVPIPKKVPIPSPGSPEVKRVHGTPPPVSPKPAPPPTAPKPPKPHAAIQSVSASSTPAPSPARQLGATAAKPSSTPPSLCSSPAKPLSPSAQPQQVPVKPPRSAIAGPSVDSAGPELVQQKLEETSASLAAALQAVEEKIKQEDSQAADSTVESKSTVSILDDIGSMFDDLADQLDAMLE